The Mesoterricola silvestris sequence AAGCGGACGCCGTGGCCTACGGGGGCGGGGAGGGCACCGCCCTGGCCCGCCTGGCCCGGGAGGAGGCCAAAGCCTGGAGGCGGAGCGGGCGGGTGTGATAAATTTTTTCAATCGAGGGAAAAAATAAATGCATCAGCCCATCCCCGCCGACATCGATATCGCCCGCCACGCCTCCATGCTGCCCATCGGGGAGATCGCCGCCCGGCTCGGCATCCCGGATTCCGCCCTGGAACCCCACGGCCGCGTCAAGGCCAAGATCTCCCTGGACCTCTACCGGGGTCTGCGCGCCGGGCCCCAGGGCAAGCTCGTCCTCGTAACCGCCATCACCCCCACCCCCGCCGGGGAAGGGAAGACCACCACCACCATCGGCCTCACCGACGCCCTGGCCCGCCTGGGGAAGAAGGCGATGCTCTGCATCCGCGAGCCCTCCCTGGGCCCCTGTTTCGGCATCAAGGGGGGCGCCGCCGGGGGCGGCTACGCGCAGGTGGTGCCCATGGAGGATATCAACCTCCATTTCACCGGCGACTTCCACGCCATCGGCGTGGCCCACAACCTGCTCTCCGCGGTCATCGACAACCACCTCGCCTCGGGCAACGCGCTGGACATCGACCCCGCGCGGGTGGTGTGGCGGCGCGTGGTGGACATGAACGACCGGGCCCTGCGCCAGATCGTGGTGGGGCTGGGGGGCTCGGCCAACGGCGCCCCGCGGGAGACCGGCTACGACATCACCGTGGCCTCCGAGGTCATGGCCGTGTTCTGCCTCTCCGAATCCATCCACGAGCTCAAGGAGCGCCTGGGCCGCATGATCGTGGCCTACACCCGGGACCGCCGCCCCGTGCTGGCCTCCCAGCTCAAGGTCCACGGCGCCATGGCCGCCCTCCTCAAGGACGCCATCAAGCCCAACCTCGTCCAGACCCTGGAGAACAACCCCGCCCTGGTGCACGGGGGCCCCTTCGCCAACATCGCCCACGGCTGCAACAGCCTCATCGCCACCCGCATGGCCCTGGGACTGGCCGACTACGTGGTCACCGAGGCGGGCTTCGGCGCGGACCTGGGGGCCGAGAAGTTCCTGGACATCATGTGCCGGCAGTCGGGGCTGGTGCCCGACGCCGTGGTGCTGGTGGCCACCGTGCGCGCCCTCAAGATGCACGGCGGCGTCGCCAAGGCCGACCTGGGCCGCCCCGACGCCGAAGCCGTGCGCCGGGGCCTGCCCAACCTCCTCAAGCACCTGGAGAACATCCAGGCCTGGGGCCTGCCCGTGGTGGTGGCCGTCAACCACTTCACCGCCGACACCCCGGAGGAGACCGCGGCCATCGAAGAGGCCTGCGCGGCCCTGGGCGTGAAGGCCGTGCGCGCCGACCACTGGGCCCGGGGCGGCGAGGGCGCCCTGGACCTCGCCGGCGCCCTGCTGGAACTCACCGGCGGCCCCAGGCCGGCCCTGGCCTTCACCTACCCCGGCGAACTCCCCCTGTGGGAGAAGGTGCGCACCGTGGCCCGCAGGATCTACGGCGCCTCGGACATCAAGGGCGACGCCAAGGTCCTGAAGGCCTTCGCGGACCTGGAGGCCGCCGGCTTCGGCCACCTTCCGGTGTGCCTGGCCAAGACCCAGTACTCCTTCTCCACCGACCCCCAGCTCCGGGGCCGCCCCGAGGGCTTCACCCTGGCCGTGCGGGACGTGCGGGTGTCCGCGGGCGCCGGCTTCGTGGTGGTGCTCACCGGGGACATCATGACGATGCCCGGGCTCCCCAAGGTGCCCGCGGCCGAACTCATCGATATCGATGAGGAGGGGAATATCACGGGCCTTTCGTGAGGGACGGCCTCTGTCCGCGCTCCTCCAGCCGTACCGGCCCTGGCCCCTCCGGCACGGTGAGGATCCAGATCCGGTCGTAGGCCCGGATCTCCGGGAAGAAGCCCCGGTATCCCAGCGCCCCCGCCAGGACGGCCAGGGTATCGGAATGCCCGCAGAGGACCACGGTCCTTCCCCGGTAGTCCTCCAGCACCTCCCGGCCCACCGCGGCCTCCTCGCCCCGGGCCCGGATCTCGGGCACCAGGCCCAGGCGCCGGGCCAGGGGCGCCACGGTCTGCTGGGTGCGCCAGAGGTCCGTGGCGAAGATGGCGGCGGGCTTGAAGGGGGCGAGTTCCACCGCCAGGTCCTCGGCGCGGCGGAGGCCCCGGGAGGAGAGCTGGGCGTTGGAGGTGCGGGCCCCCTTTTCCGCGTGGTGGATCAGCACCGCGACGGTGTCCTGGGCCGCCAGGGCGAAGGCCGCCAGGAAGGCCAGGACCAGGCGCCGGGGCATCCTAGGATTCCTTCTCCAGCATGCCGAACCGCGCGACGATGCGCTTCTCCCCTTCCGGGAAACGGATGGTGTACGTGAGCATGTCGCCGCCGCCCGAGGCCGCGGTGATGACGCCCCGGCCGAAGCGGGGGCTGAGGACGCGCGTCCCCTTGGGCCAGCTCCCCGAGGGGGCCGGGCGCGGCTCCTCCGGTTCCGGGGCCTCGGGAGCGGCGTCGGCGGGGGGCTCCGGGGCCCGCACCTGGTTGAAGAAGCTGCGGATGCGCCCCAGCTCCGAGGCCACGCTCGTGGCGCCGCCCGTGGAGGGGCGCTGGGAGGGGAAGTTGCCCTGGCCCGAACGGTACAGCTCCGTGCCCCAGCGGATGGGGGACTCCAGGCCCTCCTCGGGCAGCTCCCGGAGGAAGCGGCTGGGCATGCCCAGCAGCTCCTGGCCCATGGCCCGGCGCCGGCGCGCGGCGGTGAGGTAGAGCTTGTTCTGGGCCCGGGTGATGGCCACGTAGAAGAGGCGGCGCTCCTCCTCCAGGCCGTCGTCGGCCTCCCGGGCGTTGCGGTTGGGGAAGACGTCCTCCTCCATGCCCACCATGAACACCACGGGGAACTCCAGCCCCTTGGCGCAGTGGATGGTCATGAGTGAGAGCAGCGAGGCCTCCTCCAGCTCGTCGGAATCCGAGGCCAGGCTCACCCGGTCCAGGAACTCCGCCAGCCGCAGCCCCAGGCTCTCGGC is a genomic window containing:
- a CDS encoding formate--tetrahydrofolate ligase, whose protein sequence is MHQPIPADIDIARHASMLPIGEIAARLGIPDSALEPHGRVKAKISLDLYRGLRAGPQGKLVLVTAITPTPAGEGKTTTTIGLTDALARLGKKAMLCIREPSLGPCFGIKGGAAGGGYAQVVPMEDINLHFTGDFHAIGVAHNLLSAVIDNHLASGNALDIDPARVVWRRVVDMNDRALRQIVVGLGGSANGAPRETGYDITVASEVMAVFCLSESIHELKERLGRMIVAYTRDRRPVLASQLKVHGAMAALLKDAIKPNLVQTLENNPALVHGGPFANIAHGCNSLIATRMALGLADYVVTEAGFGADLGAEKFLDIMCRQSGLVPDAVVLVATVRALKMHGGVAKADLGRPDAEAVRRGLPNLLKHLENIQAWGLPVVVAVNHFTADTPEETAAIEEACAALGVKAVRADHWARGGEGALDLAGALLELTGGPRPALAFTYPGELPLWEKVRTVARRIYGASDIKGDAKVLKAFADLEAAGFGHLPVCLAKTQYSFSTDPQLRGRPEGFTLAVRDVRVSAGAGFVVVLTGDIMTMPGLPKVPAAELIDIDEEGNITGLS
- a CDS encoding histidine phosphatase family protein; its protein translation is MPRRLVLAFLAAFALAAQDTVAVLIHHAEKGARTSNAQLSSRGLRRAEDLAVELAPFKPAAIFATDLWRTQQTVAPLARRLGLVPEIRARGEEAAVGREVLEDYRGRTVVLCGHSDTLAVLAGALGYRGFFPEIRAYDRIWILTVPEGPGPVRLEERGQRPSLTKGP